A single window of Sphingobium sp. SCG-1 DNA harbors:
- the tpiA gene encoding triose-phosphate isomerase: MARRKLVVGNWKMNGLRAHLPQIAAIGEEAAAYPSVETGLCVPATLITMANEVKGAAFIGGQDCHAKGNGAHTGCLAADMLKEAGATWVIVGHSERRADQGETDSDVAGKALAAHAQGLKVILCVGESLEIRDSGEALSFVLAQLEASLPEGAASDWLSIAYEPVWCIGTGRIPTMDQIADMHGSIRNALVQRIGDDGNAMRILYGGSVNAANAAEVFAVADVDGGLVGGASLKVESFGPIIAAAAA; encoded by the coding sequence ATGGCCAGGCGCAAGCTGGTAGTCGGCAACTGGAAGATGAACGGGTTGCGGGCGCACCTCCCACAGATCGCTGCAATTGGCGAAGAGGCTGCGGCTTATCCGTCTGTAGAGACGGGCCTTTGCGTGCCCGCTACGTTGATCACGATGGCGAACGAAGTCAAAGGCGCGGCCTTCATCGGCGGGCAGGATTGCCACGCGAAGGGCAACGGTGCGCACACCGGATGCCTGGCTGCGGACATGCTCAAGGAAGCCGGCGCCACCTGGGTGATCGTCGGCCATAGCGAACGCCGGGCGGATCAGGGAGAAACGGACTCCGATGTAGCAGGCAAAGCGCTCGCCGCGCATGCGCAGGGTCTTAAAGTGATCCTCTGCGTGGGCGAAAGCCTTGAGATTCGCGATAGCGGGGAAGCTCTGTCGTTCGTTCTGGCACAACTCGAAGCATCACTCCCGGAGGGGGCGGCGTCCGATTGGCTGTCGATCGCCTACGAGCCAGTATGGTGCATCGGCACCGGGCGCATTCCGACCATGGATCAGATCGCAGACATGCATGGCTCGATCCGCAATGCGTTGGTCCAACGCATCGGCGATGACGGCAACGCCATGCGCATTCTCTATGGCGGTTCGGTCAACGCCGCAAACGCTGCGGAAGTGTTCGCCGTCGCGGATGTCGATGGCGGCCTTGTCGGTGGCGCAAGTCTGAAGGTCGAAAGCTTCGGACCGATCATCGCGGCAGCCGCGGCATAA
- the secG gene encoding preprotein translocase subunit SecG, translating into MFTFLLVVQAIIAAGLVTVILMQRSEGGGLGVGGSPSGLMSARGAANFLTRATTILATLFVGLSVVLAVIASVQHAPSNIDTSLAKTAPAAPAGNNAPPLAGGDPLAGAAQSVSNETAPAIKTGNETVPLAN; encoded by the coding sequence ATCTTTACCTTTCTTCTCGTCGTCCAGGCGATCATCGCCGCAGGGCTGGTCACGGTGATCCTGATGCAGCGCTCTGAGGGCGGTGGTCTGGGCGTCGGCGGCAGTCCTTCGGGCCTGATGTCGGCACGCGGTGCGGCCAACTTCCTGACGCGGGCGACGACGATTCTCGCGACGCTGTTCGTGGGGTTGAGCGTGGTGCTCGCGGTCATCGCGTCCGTTCAGCACGCGCCAAGCAATATCGATACCTCGCTGGCGAAGACGGCTCCGGCAGCGCCGGCTGGCAACAACGCGCCACCTCTCGCCGGCGGTGATCCGCTTGCCGGTGCCGCGCAATCGGTCAGCAATGAGACTGCACCGGCCATCAAGACCGGTAACGAGACTGTGCCGCTCGCCAACTAA
- a CDS encoding CTP synthase, translating to MARYIFITGGVVSSLGKGLMAASLAALLQARGYRVRIRKFDPYLNVDPGTMSPYQHGEVYVTDDGAETDLDLGHYERFTGVPSRQSDNVTQGRVYQTIITKERRGDYLGATVQVIPHVTDEIKAFALTDTDGIDFVLCEIGGTVGDIESLPFMEAIRQLHNDLGRNQSIFVHVTLVPYIAAAGELKTKPTQHSVRELTSLGIQPDILLCRCEQPLPDSERAKIALFCNVRKEAVIPALDASSIYSVPAQYHAEGLDEEVLRAFGIEDAKQPILDRWDDIMDRHANPEGQVTIGVVGKYVGLPDAYKSLHEALVHGGLHNRVKVHIRWIDAELFEKDDDSITAALEPMHGILVPGGFGVRGSEGKIASVRFARERRVPFFGICLGMQMACIEGARNTAGIEDASTTEFGETSEPVVGLITEWMGAEGLQKRQHGGDLGGTMRLGAYTAKLSGNSVVAGIYKADEISERHRHRYEVNAGYREPLEKGGLMFSGMSPDGTLPEIVERPDHPWFVGVQFHPELKSKPFDPHPLFASFIEAAVKQSRLV from the coding sequence ATGGCGCGGTATATATTCATCACCGGCGGCGTGGTCTCCTCGCTTGGCAAGGGCCTCATGGCCGCCAGCCTTGCAGCATTGCTGCAAGCACGAGGATATCGCGTGCGAATCCGCAAGTTCGATCCGTATCTGAACGTCGATCCGGGGACGATGTCTCCCTATCAGCATGGTGAAGTATACGTCACGGACGACGGTGCCGAGACGGATCTCGATCTTGGCCATTATGAGCGCTTTACTGGCGTTCCCAGCCGCCAGTCCGACAACGTAACCCAAGGCCGCGTCTACCAGACGATCATAACCAAGGAGCGTCGCGGCGATTATCTGGGCGCCACGGTTCAGGTGATTCCGCATGTCACGGATGAGATTAAAGCGTTCGCTCTGACCGACACCGACGGCATCGACTTCGTGCTGTGCGAGATCGGCGGGACAGTCGGCGATATTGAAAGCCTGCCGTTTATGGAGGCGATCCGTCAGCTTCATAATGACCTTGGCCGCAATCAGTCGATCTTCGTGCACGTAACGCTGGTGCCCTATATCGCGGCGGCGGGCGAATTAAAGACCAAGCCGACGCAGCACAGCGTCCGTGAACTGACGTCGCTCGGCATCCAGCCGGACATCCTGCTATGCCGTTGCGAACAGCCCTTGCCGGATAGCGAGCGCGCCAAGATCGCGCTGTTCTGTAACGTGCGCAAAGAAGCCGTAATCCCCGCATTGGACGCGTCCAGCATCTATTCCGTGCCTGCCCAATATCATGCCGAAGGCCTCGACGAGGAAGTCCTGCGCGCCTTCGGGATCGAGGACGCCAAGCAGCCGATACTGGACCGCTGGGACGACATCATGGACCGGCATGCCAATCCGGAAGGCCAGGTCACGATCGGCGTGGTGGGCAAATATGTCGGCCTTCCCGACGCCTATAAGTCGCTGCACGAGGCTCTGGTTCACGGTGGACTTCACAACCGCGTGAAAGTCCATATCCGCTGGATCGATGCGGAACTGTTCGAGAAGGACGACGACAGCATCACCGCTGCGCTTGAGCCGATGCACGGCATTCTCGTTCCCGGCGGCTTCGGCGTGCGCGGCAGTGAAGGGAAGATCGCCAGCGTCCGCTTCGCGCGCGAGCGTCGCGTGCCGTTCTTCGGAATATGCCTCGGCATGCAGATGGCATGCATCGAAGGCGCTCGGAACACGGCGGGCATCGAAGACGCCTCAACCACGGAATTTGGCGAGACCAGCGAGCCGGTCGTCGGCCTCATCACCGAATGGATGGGGGCCGAAGGTCTGCAAAAGCGCCAGCATGGTGGCGATCTGGGCGGCACGATGCGGCTGGGCGCTTATACTGCGAAGCTTAGCGGCAACAGCGTAGTCGCGGGCATCTACAAGGCTGACGAGATCAGCGAGCGGCATCGGCATCGCTATGAAGTGAACGCTGGGTATCGCGAACCCCTTGAAAAAGGCGGACTGATGTTCTCCGGCATGTCGCCGGACGGCACGCTCCCGGAAATCGTTGAGCGGCCCGATCATCCCTGGTTCGTCGGCGTGCAGTTCCATCCTGAGCTGAAATCCAAACCTTTCGATCCGCATCCGCTATTCGCCAGCTTTATTGAGGCTGCCGTCAAGCAGAGCCGGTTGGTCTGA
- a CDS encoding Crp/Fnr family transcriptional regulator, giving the protein MDISTLYPKMPEHSLLRSLGPEDLAHLLVDAREHKAKKGEVLLQQGDKGDFLIILLDGQARVTVYSANGREIVLEYATPGTVLGEIALIDGGVRSASVITMGPVRYLTLSRPVFERVIAANHGIALRLMREMAMRLRLANETIETDRAYGAAPRLARFLMRLLKNAETNVISLSQTELAMFAGISRENINRQLALWAQVGIVELEHGKIRVLEVDPLEEIADAME; this is encoded by the coding sequence ATGGATATCAGCACATTATATCCGAAGATGCCGGAGCACAGCCTGCTACGCTCGCTCGGACCAGAAGATCTTGCGCACCTGCTGGTCGACGCACGCGAGCATAAGGCGAAAAAAGGTGAGGTGCTGCTGCAGCAGGGGGACAAAGGTGATTTCCTCATCATCCTACTGGACGGGCAGGCGCGCGTCACGGTCTATTCCGCAAATGGTCGAGAGATCGTTCTGGAGTATGCGACACCTGGAACGGTCTTGGGCGAAATCGCGCTGATCGATGGCGGCGTCCGCAGCGCCAGCGTCATAACGATGGGCCCGGTGCGATATCTTACTTTATCCCGCCCGGTATTCGAGCGCGTGATCGCCGCCAATCACGGCATTGCCCTCCGGCTCATGCGTGAAATGGCGATGCGCCTGCGACTGGCGAACGAGACCATCGAGACGGATCGCGCATATGGAGCAGCGCCCCGACTGGCGCGCTTCCTCATGCGATTGCTCAAGAACGCCGAGACAAACGTCATTTCGCTCAGCCAGACAGAACTTGCGATGTTCGCGGGCATCAGCCGGGAGAATATTAACCGGCAACTGGCGCTCTGGGCGCAGGTCGGGATCGTAGAACTGGAACATGGCAAGATCCGAGTTCTGGAAGTAGATCCGTTGGAAGAAATCGCCGACGCTATGGAGTGA
- a CDS encoding S9 family peptidase, with amino-acid sequence MASKHCGWSMSVYLALSVVFSPYALAQAAKADAVTAPATQQLTLERVFASPDLSGPQPRALKLSPDGTLVTLLKPRADEKERYDLWAIDTRTGAERILIDSKKVGSGAALSEAEKMQRERARIGDSKGIVAYDWSPDGKQIMVPLDGDLYLANLSGQVKRLTNTPQGELNPTVSPAGGYVSFVRDGNLFVADAGGRSEKQVTRGASETVSWGVAEFVAQEEMDRTTGHWWAPGDRYIAVARVDESPVGIVTRAAIGADGTSVYSQRYPKAGTRNALVDLYVMKPDGSAQVKVDLGSDPDVYLARVNWSSKGDTLYVQRETRDQKRLDLLAVDPVTGKSSVVLTERAKTWINLHSNFRALADGSFLWWSERTGHGHLYHVKGSKWTTLTEGPWEVRQVLGVDEGRGLVYFTGNRETPLEDQLYSASLKGGKRPAAPRQLTASGWWNEAVMDSKATRVIVSRSNTDNPKQVYLADASGARLRWLSENALNASHPYAPYLGAHVKTAFGTLNAADGSTLYTKIITPPLEPGKRYPVFMIHYGGPGAGRQVTNQWSGALNQYLVQQGWIVYAIDNRGTPDRGKAFEDQIYKAMGTVEVDDQLAGAKWLKAQPFVDPARIATYGWSYGGYMTLKLLQKAPGTFMAGIAGAPVTKWDLYDTHYTERYLGDPNAKNSAYPASGAIEEAALLKDPMLLIHGMSDDNVVFENSTALMAKMQGSATPFETMVYPGQTHRVAGPKISVHLWRTILDFLNRHDPKAADAR; translated from the coding sequence ATGGCGTCGAAGCATTGCGGCTGGAGCATGTCCGTCTATCTGGCATTGTCGGTCGTATTCAGCCCTTATGCGCTGGCGCAAGCCGCCAAGGCAGACGCGGTGACGGCACCAGCAACGCAGCAACTCACGCTGGAGCGGGTGTTCGCAAGCCCCGACCTGTCCGGTCCGCAACCCCGCGCGCTCAAACTGTCGCCGGATGGCACATTGGTGACGCTCTTGAAACCCCGCGCCGACGAGAAGGAACGCTATGATCTATGGGCCATCGACACGCGCACCGGCGCGGAGCGTATACTCATCGATTCGAAGAAGGTCGGCAGCGGAGCTGCGCTCAGCGAAGCGGAGAAGATGCAGCGCGAGCGCGCCCGTATCGGCGACAGCAAGGGGATCGTCGCCTATGACTGGTCGCCTGACGGCAAGCAGATCATGGTTCCGCTGGACGGCGACCTGTATCTCGCCAACCTCTCGGGGCAAGTGAAGCGGCTGACCAACACGCCGCAGGGCGAACTCAATCCAACGGTCAGCCCGGCAGGCGGCTATGTTTCCTTCGTCCGCGACGGCAATCTCTTTGTCGCCGATGCTGGCGGTCGCAGCGAAAAGCAGGTGACGCGGGGAGCATCGGAGACGGTGAGTTGGGGCGTCGCGGAATTCGTGGCGCAGGAAGAAATGGACCGCACCACCGGGCATTGGTGGGCACCGGGTGATCGCTACATTGCCGTGGCCCGCGTCGATGAAAGTCCCGTCGGTATCGTCACGCGCGCGGCGATCGGGGCAGACGGCACCAGTGTCTATTCGCAGCGCTATCCCAAGGCCGGAACGCGGAACGCGCTGGTCGACCTCTATGTGATGAAGCCGGATGGCTCGGCACAGGTGAAGGTCGACCTTGGCAGTGATCCCGATGTCTATCTGGCGCGCGTCAACTGGTCGAGCAAGGGCGACACGCTGTACGTTCAGCGCGAGACGCGCGATCAGAAGCGGCTCGATCTGCTGGCCGTCGATCCTGTGACGGGCAAGTCGTCAGTCGTTCTCACCGAGCGTGCGAAGACTTGGATCAACCTCCACTCCAATTTTCGGGCGCTGGCCGATGGCAGCTTCCTGTGGTGGTCGGAGCGCACCGGGCATGGCCATTTATATCATGTGAAGGGCAGTAAATGGACGACCCTTACCGAAGGTCCATGGGAAGTCCGTCAGGTGCTTGGCGTCGATGAGGGCAGGGGCCTTGTCTATTTCACCGGCAACCGGGAAACCCCGCTGGAGGATCAACTCTACAGCGCCTCGCTGAAAGGCGGCAAGCGACCCGCTGCCCCCCGCCAGCTAACCGCCAGCGGCTGGTGGAACGAGGCCGTGATGGACAGCAAGGCCACGCGGGTAATCGTGAGCCGGAGCAATACGGACAATCCCAAACAAGTCTATCTGGCCGACGCCAGCGGCGCGCGTCTTCGCTGGCTGTCGGAAAATGCCCTGAACGCCAGCCATCCCTATGCCCCCTATCTGGGTGCGCATGTGAAGACCGCGTTCGGTACGTTGAATGCCGCGGACGGCTCCACGCTCTACACGAAGATCATCACGCCGCCGCTGGAGCCAGGGAAGCGCTATCCCGTGTTCATGATCCATTATGGCGGCCCCGGTGCGGGGCGGCAGGTCACGAACCAGTGGAGCGGAGCGCTCAACCAATATCTCGTCCAGCAGGGCTGGATCGTCTATGCGATCGACAATCGCGGGACGCCCGATCGCGGCAAGGCGTTCGAGGATCAGATATACAAGGCGATGGGCACGGTCGAGGTTGACGATCAACTCGCCGGAGCCAAGTGGCTCAAGGCGCAGCCCTTCGTCGATCCCGCACGAATCGCGACCTATGGTTGGTCCTATGGCGGATATATGACGCTGAAGCTGCTTCAGAAGGCCCCTGGTACATTCATGGCGGGAATCGCGGGTGCGCCGGTGACCAAATGGGATTTGTACGACACGCACTATACCGAAAGATATCTCGGTGATCCCAATGCGAAGAACAGCGCCTATCCTGCGTCGGGAGCGATCGAGGAAGCGGCGTTGCTGAAAGACCCGATGCTGCTGATCCATGGCATGTCCGACGACAATGTGGTGTTCGAAAACTCGACCGCGCTCATGGCAAAGATGCAGGGCAGCGCGACGCCGTTCGAAACGATGGTGTATCCCGGCCAGACGCATCGCGTGGCTGGCCCGAAGATATCGGTGCATCTGTGGCGCACCATCCTCGATTTTCTGAACAGGCACGATCCGAAAGCAGCAGATGCGCGGTAA
- a CDS encoding class I SAM-dependent methyltransferase encodes MISEDRAKRAGVTSIEGVPSPAANVNRFRRKRFYMLQSLLDRIAVGKDTIRLLDLGGTRAYWEGVRDLWQHLPLDITIINIGAEARNDPPYRLLGGDACNLAQHPNNSFDIVHSNSVIEHVGHWAEITAMAKEIQRLAPHYFVQTPNYGFPLEPHYRTLFFHWLPESVRASILTKHKLGFRGPEASFHDAMRNVQTVNLLTARQMAALFPDAKIAREKFAGLSKSLIAIR; translated from the coding sequence ATGATATCCGAAGACAGGGCGAAACGTGCGGGTGTGACATCAATAGAAGGGGTGCCGTCTCCCGCCGCGAACGTTAACCGGTTCCGTCGTAAGCGGTTCTACATGTTACAGAGCCTGCTGGACCGCATCGCGGTGGGCAAGGATACTATAAGATTGCTCGATCTAGGCGGCACACGTGCATATTGGGAAGGCGTCAGGGATCTTTGGCAGCACCTACCGCTAGACATAACTATCATCAACATTGGCGCGGAAGCGAGGAACGATCCGCCATATCGCCTGCTGGGCGGCGATGCTTGCAATCTGGCCCAGCATCCCAACAATAGCTTTGATATCGTCCATTCTAACAGCGTCATCGAGCATGTCGGTCACTGGGCAGAAATCACTGCAATGGCGAAAGAAATTCAAAGGCTTGCCCCGCACTATTTCGTGCAAACACCGAACTACGGTTTCCCGCTGGAACCGCATTATCGAACATTATTCTTCCACTGGCTGCCTGAATCCGTGCGCGCGAGCATACTGACCAAACACAAGCTGGGATTTCGCGGGCCGGAAGCCAGTTTTCACGATGCCATGCGAAACGTGCAGACCGTCAATCTGCTGACGGCGCGTCAGATGGCCGCACTGTTCCCGGACGCGAAGATTGCACGAGAGAAGTTCGCGGGCCTCAGCAAATCTCTTATTGCGATTCGCTAA
- the folK gene encoding 2-amino-4-hydroxy-6-hydroxymethyldihydropteridine diphosphokinase has product MTEASAPSYTYAVAIGSNRSLSRNLGPTALVDAALGLLNNTPLSLVTASAILQSAPLGPSHRHYANAVAIIESSLLPPGLLLHLHGLEDRYGRRRHRRWGARTLDLDIILWSGGIWSDPKLAIPHVAFRDRTFVLHALAEIAPQWRDPVSGHTIKQLSARLARRMPVDHHANPL; this is encoded by the coding sequence ATGACCGAAGCAAGCGCGCCTTCCTACACATATGCCGTTGCGATCGGATCGAACCGCTCGCTTTCCCGAAACCTGGGACCGACGGCGTTGGTGGACGCGGCCCTCGGGTTACTAAATAATACGCCGCTTTCTCTGGTGACGGCTTCTGCTATCCTACAATCCGCGCCATTGGGGCCCTCCCACCGCCATTATGCCAATGCCGTCGCGATCATCGAGAGCAGCCTGTTGCCGCCTGGTCTCCTCCTTCACCTTCACGGACTCGAAGACCGCTATGGTCGCCGCCGTCATCGGCGCTGGGGCGCGCGGACGCTTGATCTCGACATCATTCTTTGGTCCGGCGGCATTTGGTCCGATCCCAAGCTGGCCATTCCGCATGTCGCCTTTCGGGATCGGACATTCGTCCTGCATGCGCTGGCCGAGATCGCGCCGCAATGGCGCGACCCGGTGAGCGGCCATACCATCAAACAGCTATCCGCACGCCTCGCTCGCAGGATGCCGGTTGACCATCACGCCAACCCCCTTTAG
- the secA gene encoding preprotein translocase subunit SecA, with protein sequence MFGALAKTIFGSSNERYVKSMQKTVDQIAAFEPQISALSDEDLAAHTVKFREQLASGSSLEDILPEAFATVREAARRTLGQRHYDVQMVGGIVLHRGEIAEMRTGEGKTLVATTATYLNALEGKGVHVVTVNDYLVRRDCDWMGQVYRFLGLTTGVIVPNMREDERREAYAADITYATNNELGFDYLRDNMKYDRASMVQRPFNYAIIDEVDSILIDEARTPLIISGPTDDKSDLYRSVDLIVKQLSDEDYEKDEKQRNITLTEDGTEKIERLLEQAGLIEGTNLYDFENTQVVHHVNQALRAVMMFRRDIDYIVKDDKVIIIDEFTGRMMDGRRWSDGLHQAVEAKEGVEIEPENQTLASITFQNYFRMYPKLSGMTGTAATEATEFFEIYKMNVVTIPTNVPVQRIDEEDEFYKNTQDKFRAIAKAIGEKAKIGQPVLVGTVSIEKSEMLSDFLKEEGVAHAVLNARFHEQEAYIVAQAGRKGAVTIATNMAGRGTDIKLGGNAEFRIEQELADTPEGPERDAAITKIEAEIEAEKAEVLAAGGLFVLGTERHESRRIDNQLRGRSGRQGDPGLSRFYLSLEDDLLRIFGPDTLFARMMNNNMADGEAIGSKWLSKAIETAQKKVEARNYDIRKQVVEYDDVMNDQRKVIYEQRSDIMDAGTVDDVVIDMRHETVNDIVADACPPGTYPEQWNVESLKTRSAEILGIEPDIDSWLNEDAVDPEVLETRLSELADAQVAEKIAEMDAESWHGVEKNILLQSLDHHWKEHLSTLDALRQVVHLRAYAQKTPINEYKQEAFALFERMLSNIREDVTQTIARVQFRLESDPLPQFDLPVLPDFITTHIDPFTGEDDSADRDGGPSGFVTTTLPRPQVGAAMGNLFEGQDISRNATCPCGSGLKYKHCHGQLA encoded by the coding sequence ATGTTCGGCGCACTCGCCAAAACGATCTTCGGATCATCCAACGAACGTTATGTGAAGTCGATGCAGAAGACGGTCGATCAGATCGCTGCATTCGAACCGCAGATTTCCGCGCTTTCCGATGAAGACCTTGCCGCCCACACCGTCAAATTCCGCGAGCAACTCGCCAGCGGCAGTTCGCTGGAAGATATTCTGCCCGAAGCATTCGCGACAGTCCGTGAGGCTGCACGGCGCACGCTTGGTCAGCGCCATTACGATGTACAGATGGTGGGCGGCATTGTCCTGCATCGGGGCGAGATCGCCGAAATGCGTACCGGTGAAGGCAAGACGCTGGTGGCGACCACGGCAACCTATCTCAACGCCCTTGAAGGCAAGGGCGTGCATGTGGTCACCGTAAACGATTATCTGGTACGGCGCGACTGCGACTGGATGGGGCAGGTATATCGTTTCCTTGGCCTGACCACGGGCGTCATCGTGCCGAACATGCGCGAGGATGAGCGTCGCGAGGCTTATGCCGCCGACATTACCTATGCGACGAACAACGAACTCGGTTTCGATTATCTGCGCGACAATATGAAGTATGACCGTGCATCGATGGTGCAGCGGCCTTTCAACTACGCGATCATCGACGAAGTGGACTCGATCCTGATCGACGAAGCGCGCACCCCGTTGATCATATCCGGGCCGACGGACGACAAGTCCGATCTGTATCGATCCGTCGATCTGATCGTGAAGCAGCTTTCCGACGAAGATTACGAGAAGGACGAGAAGCAGCGCAACATCACGCTGACCGAGGACGGCACCGAGAAGATCGAGCGTCTGCTGGAGCAGGCGGGGCTGATCGAAGGCACGAACCTTTACGACTTCGAGAACACGCAGGTCGTCCATCACGTCAATCAGGCGCTGCGCGCGGTGATGATGTTCCGCCGAGATATCGACTACATCGTGAAGGACGACAAGGTCATCATCATCGATGAATTCACCGGCCGCATGATGGACGGACGGCGCTGGTCCGATGGTCTGCATCAGGCGGTCGAGGCTAAGGAAGGCGTCGAGATCGAGCCGGAGAACCAGACGCTCGCCTCCATCACCTTCCAGAACTACTTCCGTATGTACCCCAAGCTCTCGGGGATGACGGGCACTGCCGCGACGGAAGCGACCGAGTTCTTCGAAATCTACAAGATGAACGTCGTAACGATCCCCACCAACGTGCCGGTGCAGCGGATCGACGAGGAAGACGAATTCTACAAGAATACGCAGGACAAGTTCCGCGCGATTGCCAAGGCCATTGGCGAGAAAGCAAAGATCGGCCAGCCGGTTCTGGTCGGAACCGTGTCGATCGAAAAGTCCGAAATGCTGTCCGACTTCCTGAAGGAAGAGGGTGTCGCTCATGCGGTGCTGAACGCACGCTTCCATGAGCAGGAAGCGTATATCGTTGCGCAGGCGGGCCGTAAGGGCGCGGTCACTATCGCAACGAACATGGCGGGCCGTGGCACTGACATCAAGCTTGGCGGCAATGCCGAATTCCGGATCGAACAGGAACTCGCCGACACGCCCGAAGGCCCGGAGCGGGATGCGGCGATTACCAAAATCGAAGCTGAAATAGAGGCGGAAAAGGCCGAAGTGCTCGCCGCGGGCGGCCTGTTCGTGTTGGGCACCGAGCGGCATGAAAGCCGCCGCATCGACAATCAGCTGCGGGGTCGGTCGGGCCGTCAGGGCGATCCGGGTCTCTCGCGTTTCTACCTCAGCCTTGAGGATGATTTGCTCCGCATCTTTGGCCCGGACACGCTGTTCGCCCGCATGATGAACAATAACATGGCCGATGGCGAGGCGATTGGTTCCAAGTGGCTCAGCAAGGCTATCGAGACCGCGCAGAAAAAGGTTGAGGCGCGCAACTATGACATCCGCAAGCAGGTCGTGGAATATGACGACGTGATGAATGACCAGCGCAAGGTCATCTACGAACAGCGGTCGGACATTATGGACGCCGGCACGGTGGACGATGTGGTGATCGACATGCGCCATGAGACAGTGAACGACATTGTCGCAGACGCCTGCCCGCCCGGTACCTATCCCGAGCAGTGGAATGTCGAGAGCCTCAAGACGCGTAGTGCCGAGATTCTCGGTATCGAGCCTGACATCGATAGCTGGTTGAACGAAGATGCGGTCGATCCCGAAGTGCTGGAGACGCGTCTTTCAGAACTGGCCGACGCGCAGGTTGCCGAGAAGATCGCGGAAATGGATGCGGAAAGCTGGCACGGCGTCGAAAAGAACATCTTGCTCCAGAGCCTCGACCATCATTGGAAAGAGCATCTCTCCACATTGGATGCCCTGCGTCAGGTCGTCCACCTGCGGGCCTATGCACAGAAGACACCGATCAACGAGTATAAGCAGGAAGCTTTTGCTCTCTTCGAGCGGATGCTGTCGAATATCCGCGAGGATGTGACCCAGACGATCGCGCGGGTTCAGTTCCGGCTGGAAAGCGATCCGCTGCCGCAGTTCGATCTACCGGTGCTGCCCGACTTCATCACCACTCATATCGATCCGTTCACCGGGGAGGATGACAGCGCCGACCGTGATGGCGGCCCTTCGGGGTTCGTGACGACGACACTGCCCCGTCCTCAGGTGGGGGCCGCAATGGGTAACCTTTTCGAGGGGCAGGACATTAGCCGCAACGCGACTTGCCCCTGTGGTTCGGGCCTCAAGTACAAGCATTGCCACGGGCAGCTAGCCTGA
- a CDS encoding c-type cytochrome → MSHATLLFRAVPLMAIGLLPLAAPASAAGDAAAGKKAFLQCQMCHSVESGGRDGIGPNLSGIIGKKAASRPGFKYSEALKKSQITWNAASLDPWLKKPSATVPGTRMIYAGMNDAAARANVIAYLATLRAK, encoded by the coding sequence ATGAGCCATGCCACTTTGCTGTTTCGCGCTGTTCCGCTGATGGCGATCGGCCTACTACCATTGGCGGCGCCGGCATCCGCGGCGGGTGATGCGGCTGCGGGAAAGAAAGCATTTCTCCAGTGCCAGATGTGTCACAGTGTCGAAAGCGGTGGCCGTGACGGAATCGGCCCGAATCTGTCAGGAATTATAGGAAAAAAGGCCGCCAGCAGACCCGGCTTCAAATATTCAGAAGCCCTCAAGAAATCACAGATCACATGGAATGCCGCGTCTCTAGATCCCTGGCTTAAGAAGCCGTCCGCGACGGTGCCGGGAACGAGAATGATCTATGCCGGTATGAACGATGCTGCGGCGCGCGCCAATGTGATCGCATATCTTGCTACGTTGAGGGCGAAGTAG
- the moaB gene encoding molybdenum cofactor biosynthesis protein B: MPIDESVAFIPVRIAVLTVSDTRSLAEDKSGDTLVHRIETAGHTIAARYIERDDKDAIVSHLHAWIDDPEVDCVITTGGTGVTGRDVTPEALARVQDKEITGFGELFRWLSYEKIGTSTIQSRATACVARGTYIFALPGSTGAVKDAWDGILITQLDNRFRPCNFVELMPRLRER, encoded by the coding sequence GTGCCTATTGACGAGAGTGTTGCGTTCATACCCGTTCGCATCGCCGTCCTCACTGTTTCCGACACCCGCAGCCTTGCAGAAGACAAGTCTGGCGATACGCTAGTTCATCGGATTGAGACTGCCGGTCATACAATTGCGGCGCGTTATATCGAACGTGATGACAAGGACGCCATCGTCTCGCATCTTCATGCATGGATCGATGACCCTGAAGTTGACTGTGTAATCACAACTGGCGGCACGGGCGTCACCGGGCGCGATGTAACGCCTGAAGCGCTAGCTCGCGTGCAGGACAAGGAAATTACGGGCTTCGGCGAGTTGTTCCGTTGGCTAAGCTACGAAAAGATCGGCACGTCCACGATACAGTCGCGCGCGACCGCCTGCGTCGCCAGGGGCACCTATATTTTCGCGTTACCTGGCTCGACCGGTGCTGTAAAAGACGCTTGGGACGGGATATTGATTACCCAGTTGGACAATCGTTTCAGGCCTTGCAACTTTGTAGAGTTAATGCCCCGATTGCGCGAGCGGTAA